The Actinosynnema mirum DSM 43827 genomic interval CCGGCTGCTGGGCGTGCGCGAGGGCAGTCCGCTGCTGGTGTTCCGCAGGGTCGCGGGCAGCGGCGGCAGGCCGGTCGAGGACATGACGTCCTGGTACCGGGGTGATCTCTACCAGGTGACCATGCAACTGGACCGGACCGTCCCGGACTCCGGCCCGCACTCCGCCAAGGGAGGTACCACATGAGCGCCAGCGCCCCACAGGCGACGGGCGGTCGTGAGATCAAGGGACTGGCCGGGTTGCAGAGGTTCGGCCGCAGCTTGATGCTGCCGATCGCCGCGCTCCCCGTCGCCGGCCTGCTGCTCCGCCTCGGCCAGCCCGACCTGCTCGGCGCCGACGGCCTGGGCTGGATCCAGGTCGCCGCCGTCATCGGCGGCGCGGGCGACGCGCTGTTCACCAACCTGCCGCTGCTGTTCGCGGTGGGCGTGGCGATCGGCTTCGCCCGACGCGGCGACGGCTCCACCGCGCTGGCCTCGGTGGTCGGCTACGTGGTGATCCAGGCCGTCTTCAAGGCGATGTCGCCGTTCGTGCTGGACCAGCCGAACCCCGACAAGCCGGTGTTGATCAACTACTCGGTGCTGGCGGGCGTGATCGTGGGTCTGATCACAGCCGTGCTGTGGCAGCGGTACCACCGCATCAAGCTCCCCCCGTACCTGGCGTTCTTCGGCGGCAGGCGGTTCGTGCCGATCCTGGTCGCGGGCGTCATGGTGGTCCTGGGCGTGCTGCTCGGCCTGGTGTACCCGCTGTTCAACGCTGGCCTGACCTGGCTCGGCGAGGCCGTGTCCAGCAGCACCATCCTGGGCGCGGGCATCTACGGCACGGTCAACCGGCTGCTGATCCCGCTGGGCCTGCACCACATCCCGAACACCTTCGTCTGGCAGGTCTTCGGGGAGTACGAGGGCAAGACCGGCGACATCCAGCGGTTCTTCGCGGGCGACCCGACGGCGGGCACGTTCCAGACCGGCTTCTTCCCGATCTTCATGTTCGCGCTCCCGGCCGCCGCGCTGGCGATCGTGCACACCGCCCGACCGGCGCAGAAGAAGGTCGTCGCGGGCATCATGGGCTCGGCCGCGCTGACCGCGTTCATCACCGGCGTCACGGAGCCGCTGGAGTTCGCGTTCATGTTCGTCGCCTGGCCGCTGTACCTGATCCACGCGGTGCTCACCGGCACCTCGATGGCGATCAGCAACGCGCTCGGCATCCGCGACGGCTTCTCGTTCTCGGCGGGCGCGATCGACTACGCGCTGAACTTCAACATCGCCGAGAAGCCGCTGCTGATCATCGTGCTGGGCCTGGTCTACGCGGTGGTGTACTACTTCCTGTTCCGCTTCGTCATCACGAAGTGGAACCTGCGGACGCCGGGCCGGGACGAGGACGAGGACCCCGAGGCCGACCCGAGCGTCGTCGAGGGCGCCAGGCCCGAGGGCAGGACCGAGCAGGACGGGACCCGCAGGACCAAGAACCGGCCCGAGCGGTCCTAGCAACGAGAGGTAGGGATCATGCCTGAACGACGGGTGACGGTGGCGAGCAAGGTCGGGCTGCACGCCCGCCCGGCGGCGCTGCTGGCCAAGGCGGCGGCGGAGCGCAAGCCGGTGCGGATCACCATCGCCAAGGGCGAGGGGCAGCCGGTGGACGCCGCGTCCGTGCTGGGCCTGATGACCCTGGGCGCGATGCACGGCGACGAGGTCGTGCTGACCGCCGAGGGCGACGGGGCCGAGGAGGCGCTGGCGGCCATCGCGGAGATCATCGCCACCGACCTCGACGAGGGCTGACCCACCTCGGTGCCGCGACGAGAGCGCGCCCCCACCCCGGAAGCCGGGGGTGGGGGCGCGTTCCCGTTGGCGCACAAGAGCTGTCGGCCGGGTCTCACACCGGCAGCGGCAGCAGGTTCCCGGTCGCGGCGCGCAGGGCCGCGCGCATCGCCTCGCGCGGCGCGGGCAGGCCGGTGAACAGCTCGGCCTGGCCGAACGCCTGGTGCAGCAGCATGTCCAGGCCCGTCGCCGGTTCCCGGCCGAGCCGCCGCACGGCCAGCGCCAGCGGGGTCGGCCACGGGTGGTAGATCACGTCGAGCACGACGGGCGTGGACGCGAGCAGGTCGGCGACCGGCTCGGTCGCGGCCGGTGGCACGGTGCTGACCAGCACGTCCGCCTCCGACGCCAGCGCGCCGAAGTCGGCCGAGTCCCAGGTCACCAGGTCCAGCTCGACGCCAGCCCGCTCCGCGCAGGCCACCGCCTCACCGGCCCGCGCCACGTCCCGCACGACCAGCGCGACGGACCGCACGCCCACCGACGCCAGCCCGACCAGCGCCGCCGTGGCGGTGCCGCCCGCGCCGAGGACCAGCCCGCGCTCGCCGGAGGTGAACCCGGCCGCCGCCCGCAGCGCCCCGACCACGCCGTCCACGTCGGTGCACTCCGCCCGCCAGCCGCCCTCGAACGGCACGAGCGTGTTCGCCGCGCCCACGAGCACGGCGGTCCGCGACGGCGCGGTGGCCACGGCCAGCGCGGCCCGCTTGTCCGGCATGGTGACCGACAACCCGGCCCACTCGGGGCCGAGGCCGCGCACCAGCTCCGCGACCCCGTCCTCCGGGCAGTCGATCCAGCCGTACTCCCAGCCGCGCAGCCCGAGCGCCTCGAAGCACGCGTTGTGCAGCACGGGTGACAGGGAGTGGGCGACGGGCGAGCCGATCACGGCCGCCCGCCTGCCGTCAGTTGTTGCCGAAAACACCTTCGGTGATCGCCTTGTCCACGAGCTTCTGGTGCTCCTCGAAGGTCTTCGCGAAGCAGGAAGTGCCGTCCTTCTGGCACTTCACGAAGTACTCCCACTCACCGTTCTCCGGGTTGATCGCCGCCTCGATCGCCTGCTTGCTCGGCGAGCCG includes:
- a CDS encoding PTS transporter subunit EIIC, with the protein product MSASAPQATGGREIKGLAGLQRFGRSLMLPIAALPVAGLLLRLGQPDLLGADGLGWIQVAAVIGGAGDALFTNLPLLFAVGVAIGFARRGDGSTALASVVGYVVIQAVFKAMSPFVLDQPNPDKPVLINYSVLAGVIVGLITAVLWQRYHRIKLPPYLAFFGGRRFVPILVAGVMVVLGVLLGLVYPLFNAGLTWLGEAVSSSTILGAGIYGTVNRLLIPLGLHHIPNTFVWQVFGEYEGKTGDIQRFFAGDPTAGTFQTGFFPIFMFALPAAALAIVHTARPAQKKVVAGIMGSAALTAFITGVTEPLEFAFMFVAWPLYLIHAVLTGTSMAISNALGIRDGFSFSAGAIDYALNFNIAEKPLLIIVLGLVYAVVYYFLFRFVITKWNLRTPGRDEDEDPEADPSVVEGARPEGRTEQDGTRRTKNRPERS
- a CDS encoding shikimate dehydrogenase; translated protein: MFSATTDGRRAAVIGSPVAHSLSPVLHNACFEALGLRGWEYGWIDCPEDGVAELVRGLGPEWAGLSVTMPDKRAALAVATAPSRTAVLVGAANTLVPFEGGWRAECTDVDGVVGALRAAAGFTSGERGLVLGAGGTATAALVGLASVGVRSVALVVRDVARAGEAVACAERAGVELDLVTWDSADFGALASEADVLVSTVPPAATEPVADLLASTPVVLDVIYHPWPTPLALAVRRLGREPATGLDMLLHQAFGQAELFTGLPAPREAMRAALRAATGNLLPLPV
- a CDS encoding HPr family phosphocarrier protein, with translation MPERRVTVASKVGLHARPAALLAKAAAERKPVRITIAKGEGQPVDAASVLGLMTLGAMHGDEVVLTAEGDGAEEALAAIAEIIATDLDEG